The Tumebacillus amylolyticus genome window below encodes:
- a CDS encoding SAV0927 family protein translates to MPRHVYNESYEESRNRFVTLVTDHCQYDLVINYTSHFYGKALILHLQTKKFGVFDIFEVQDVQLLCDKLGFTNLEDAQIVSDYLEDVMPTVYKTHEI, encoded by the coding sequence ATGCCGCGTCATGTTTACAACGAAAGCTACGAAGAGTCCCGTAACCGCTTTGTTACGTTGGTCACAGATCACTGTCAGTATGATTTGGTGATCAACTACACGTCTCACTTTTACGGAAAAGCGTTGATCTTGCATCTGCAAACCAAGAAGTTCGGCGTTTTTGACATTTTCGAAGTGCAAGACGTGCAACTGCTCTGCGACAAACTCGGTTTCACAAACTTGGAGGACGCGCAGATCGTCAGCGACTACCTCGAAGATGTCATGCCGACGGTCTACAAAACCCACGAAATCTAA
- a CDS encoding macrolide family glycosyltransferase gives MARFLFVNAGSEGHINPTLGVVQELTSRGAEVVYVTIEAFREHLERAGASVRTIDDQKFIKAFVSGGRNYTLERINGLLRTADLVIPSVLEQIKGEHFDAIIHDSMFGCGRLLAQILKLPAINSCTSFAQSKESFDKMMEPFFTEVPAEIVKPITDTFQSLTESVKEKYGVEIQSPYEVFCNPAPLTIVYTTREFQPSGEAFDPTYKFVGPSISSRFTQENFDMTAIEGKKPIYISLGTVFNRAVDFYKLCFEALGNTDHTIVMSIGDKTQFSELGEIPKNFIVKNYVPQTEVLQYASLFITHGGMNSTQEGLYYGVPLLVLPQGADQPIIAQQVAKIGAGLALHMQSLTATQLREAVEHVVGHPSFTKTVADVRESFRKAGGYQQAVDEILAFRGSE, from the coding sequence ATGGCGCGTTTCTTATTTGTGAATGCTGGATCAGAGGGACATATCAATCCAACTCTTGGAGTTGTGCAAGAGCTGACTTCGCGTGGAGCAGAGGTCGTGTACGTTACGATTGAAGCGTTTCGGGAACATCTTGAGCGGGCTGGAGCTTCTGTACGAACAATTGACGATCAAAAATTTATCAAAGCCTTTGTCTCAGGCGGAAGAAACTATACACTCGAAAGAATCAACGGTCTTTTACGTACGGCGGATCTCGTCATCCCAAGCGTTCTTGAACAGATCAAAGGGGAGCATTTTGATGCGATCATCCATGACTCCATGTTTGGTTGCGGTCGTTTGCTTGCTCAAATTCTCAAACTTCCTGCAATCAACTCTTGCACTTCTTTTGCGCAGTCAAAGGAATCATTCGACAAAATGATGGAACCGTTTTTCACAGAAGTCCCGGCAGAAATCGTGAAACCCATAACCGATACGTTTCAAAGCCTGACGGAAAGTGTGAAGGAAAAATACGGTGTGGAGATCCAGTCCCCGTATGAAGTGTTTTGCAATCCCGCACCACTTACAATCGTGTATACAACCAGGGAGTTTCAACCATCTGGAGAAGCATTCGACCCAACTTATAAGTTTGTAGGTCCCTCCATCTCTTCCCGATTCACTCAAGAAAACTTCGACATGACGGCAATCGAGGGGAAAAAACCGATATACATTTCGCTGGGGACTGTTTTTAACCGAGCGGTTGATTTCTACAAGCTGTGTTTTGAGGCATTGGGGAACACAGATCATACGATTGTCATGTCGATTGGGGACAAAACCCAATTCTCGGAGCTGGGGGAAATCCCCAAAAACTTCATCGTGAAAAATTATGTACCCCAAACCGAGGTCCTGCAGTACGCTTCGCTATTTATTACACATGGTGGAATGAACAGCACCCAGGAAGGCCTCTATTACGGGGTTCCGTTGCTTGTACTTCCACAAGGCGCGGATCAGCCGATCATTGCTCAACAAGTCGCCAAGATCGGAGCAGGTCTTGCCTTACACATGCAAAGCTTGACTGCCACTCAACTGCGCGAGGCCGTGGAGCATGTGGTGGGTCACCCGTCTTTCACAAAAACTGTTGCGGATGTCAGGGAATCCTTCCGAAAAGCAGGCGGGTATCAGCAAGCCGTTGATGAAATTTTGGCGTTTCGAGGATCTGAATGA
- a CDS encoding DNA/RNA non-specific endonuclease, with the protein MDKTFKTKTKFNKKIAVLACVSLGSFGILGNFSSTPAHAAAATHVVISEIYGGGGNSGASYKNDYIELYNPTSSSISLSGWSVQYASATGTFTNITNLTGSIAPYSYYLVQEAAGSAGTVALPTPNATGTINLSATDGKVALAKVTTSVSGSKDTNVVDFVGFGSASDSETSPVATLSNTTSAVRKDNTGGTVQGQGNGWDTNNNASDLVVTSSLSPKNSSSPSEPSGGGGGGGGGTGIDNDHMLLGNPSGATTSTSNSTNYLMIKSQYDLSYSNSKHEANWVSWHLVASDLGSTARQDDFRADTTLPSGWYQVGASEFSGSGFDRGHMCPSADRTSSVTNNSATFLMTNMIPQSPHNNEITWASMEDYGRTLVNAGNELYIIAGGYGTGGTGSNGYATSVGNGVVVPAYTWKIMVVLPNGNGDLSRITSTTRVIAVMMPNNQTVNSQSWGYYRVSVDSIESKTGYDFLSAVPATIQSVIESKVDTGATS; encoded by the coding sequence ATGGACAAAACGTTTAAAACCAAGACAAAGTTCAACAAGAAGATTGCAGTACTCGCCTGTGTGTCCTTAGGGTCTTTTGGTATCTTGGGTAATTTTTCAAGTACCCCTGCACATGCGGCAGCAGCCACGCATGTCGTGATCAGTGAAATTTACGGGGGAGGCGGAAACAGCGGCGCTTCCTACAAAAACGATTATATTGAACTCTACAACCCTACCAGTTCCAGTATAAGCTTGTCTGGTTGGTCTGTTCAATATGCCTCTGCAACCGGAACTTTCACGAACATTACAAATTTGACCGGAAGCATCGCTCCCTACAGCTACTATTTAGTTCAAGAGGCGGCCGGCAGTGCCGGAACAGTTGCTCTGCCGACTCCCAATGCCACGGGTACGATTAACTTAAGTGCAACCGACGGAAAAGTTGCATTGGCAAAAGTCACGACCTCGGTATCAGGTTCAAAAGATACCAATGTTGTGGATTTTGTAGGCTTCGGTTCTGCAAGTGATTCAGAAACGTCTCCGGTAGCTACACTCTCCAATACAACAAGTGCAGTACGCAAAGACAACACCGGTGGAACCGTTCAGGGTCAAGGCAATGGTTGGGACACGAACAACAATGCATCCGACTTGGTCGTGACGAGCAGTTTGTCTCCCAAGAATTCATCTTCTCCGTCCGAACCGTCTGGCGGCGGCGGTGGTGGCGGCGGTGGTACTGGGATTGATAATGATCATATGTTATTAGGGAATCCAAGCGGCGCGACAACCAGTACATCCAACTCTACTAATTACTTGATGATTAAGTCGCAGTATGATCTTTCTTACAGCAACAGCAAGCACGAGGCGAATTGGGTTAGTTGGCATCTTGTTGCATCTGATCTTGGAAGCACTGCGCGTCAAGATGACTTCCGTGCTGATACAACCTTGCCCTCCGGTTGGTATCAGGTTGGTGCAAGTGAATTTTCAGGTTCCGGATTTGACAGAGGGCACATGTGTCCGTCCGCTGACCGTACCTCTTCTGTTACCAACAATTCGGCAACGTTCCTGATGACCAATATGATCCCTCAATCTCCGCATAACAACGAGATTACTTGGGCAAGTATGGAAGACTATGGCCGCACGCTTGTTAACGCAGGCAACGAACTGTATATCATCGCCGGTGGATACGGAACGGGCGGCACAGGCTCTAACGGCTATGCGACCTCTGTAGGGAATGGCGTAGTGGTTCCTGCCTATACTTGGAAGATAATGGTCGTCTTGCCGAATGGCAACGGTGACCTTAGCCGCATCACCTCGACGACCCGAGTAATTGCGGTCATGATGCCGAACAATCAAACCGTCAACAGCCAATCCTGGGGTTACTACCGAGTCAGTGTAGACAGCATCGAATCTAAGACCGGCTATGACTTCCTCTCTGCAGTGCCGGCAACCATTCAAAGCGTAATTGAATCCAAAGTTGACACGGGTGCTACAAGCTAA
- a CDS encoding DUF4180 domain-containing protein — protein sequence MKITKVETAVGTIAVVSGGEVVLGDVQSALDLMATVQYEAGSDRLVLHKSLLHENFFDLKTRLAGDILQKFVNYRVKVAIVGDFSVYASRSLQDFIYECNSGNDVFFLPTEQQAIEKLSL from the coding sequence ATGAAGATTACGAAGGTTGAAACCGCTGTAGGAACGATTGCCGTCGTGAGCGGCGGCGAGGTCGTACTCGGGGACGTGCAGTCTGCCTTGGATCTGATGGCAACCGTGCAATATGAAGCCGGCAGCGACCGGCTCGTGCTGCACAAATCCCTGCTCCATGAAAACTTTTTCGATTTGAAAACACGCCTTGCGGGCGACATCTTGCAGAAGTTCGTCAATTATCGCGTGAAGGTTGCCATTGTGGGGGACTTCTCGGTGTACGCAAGCCGGAGCCTTCAGGACTTCATCTACGAATGCAACAGCGGAAACGATGTGTTTTTCCTGCCGACTGAACAACAGGCGATTGAAAAGTTGAGCCTGTAG
- a CDS encoding SPFH domain-containing protein, whose product MTSIDRLKYDGPENGQPWLVHKCRSEDLVLGGQLVVTQSQEALFFEGGEAPHLFLAGTYTLPKSNAPLFKSLMKIPFGRRTLFAAEVYFINKTSHLDMKWGTSVPFQIMDPKYNMMLTVRAFGQYGITVSNSRVFVTSIIGAVSGGHVSDYNTVTSLFTGLINVKVKEVISKCIIRKGISLLDIHHLLGEISDECRFEINAAFSRYGIEVVTFYVESINFPDDEVQLFKDALSKKRVLATLGEDYYRQRSLDILENRASSRFSFGQETLGSGSTSKERSFCPTCNVEVPAHSKFCGQCGSPIEM is encoded by the coding sequence ATGACATCAATAGATCGACTCAAATACGATGGACCTGAAAACGGACAACCATGGCTGGTTCACAAATGCCGATCGGAAGATCTCGTACTGGGCGGACAATTGGTTGTCACTCAGAGTCAAGAAGCGCTCTTTTTCGAAGGAGGAGAAGCTCCGCATCTCTTCCTGGCGGGGACATATACGTTACCTAAGAGTAATGCACCTCTATTCAAAAGTTTGATGAAGATTCCTTTTGGTAGAAGGACGCTTTTTGCAGCTGAAGTATATTTCATAAACAAAACATCTCACTTAGACATGAAATGGGGCACATCTGTACCGTTTCAAATCATGGACCCAAAATACAACATGATGCTGACAGTTCGAGCGTTCGGACAATATGGTATAACGGTTTCTAATTCACGAGTATTTGTCACAAGTATTATTGGAGCAGTGAGCGGAGGGCATGTATCGGACTACAATACTGTAACGAGTTTATTTACTGGTTTGATCAACGTAAAAGTAAAAGAGGTCATTTCAAAATGTATAATCAGGAAAGGAATTTCTCTTTTGGATATTCATCATCTGTTAGGTGAAATTTCTGATGAATGCCGATTTGAGATCAACGCTGCTTTTTCTCGATATGGCATAGAAGTTGTGACTTTCTATGTGGAGTCCATTAATTTTCCTGATGATGAGGTACAGCTCTTCAAGGATGCTCTTAGTAAGAAGAGAGTCCTCGCGACATTGGGTGAAGATTATTATCGTCAGAGATCTTTAGACATCTTGGAGAACAGGGCTAGTTCTAGATTTTCTTTTGGTCAGGAAACTCTGGGTAGTGGCTCTACAAGCAAGGAGAGGAGTTTTTGTCCTACATGTAATGTGGAAGTACCTGCTCATTCTAAATTTTGCGGGCAATGTGGAAGTCCAATAGAAATGTAA
- a CDS encoding helix-turn-helix domain-containing protein, whose protein sequence is MAIIINIDVMLAKRKMSVTELSEKVGITMANLSILKNGKAKAIRLSTLEAICKALDCQPGDILEYKNEETT, encoded by the coding sequence ATGGCGATCATCATCAATATCGATGTGATGTTGGCAAAAAGGAAAATGAGCGTAACGGAGCTTTCGGAGAAGGTTGGAATCACGATGGCGAACCTTTCGATCTTGAAAAATGGAAAGGCAAAAGCAATTCGGCTCTCCACGTTAGAGGCGATTTGCAAAGCATTGGACTGCCAGCCGGGGGACATTTTGGAGTACAAAAACGAAGAAACTACCTAA
- a CDS encoding malate:quinone oxidoreductase, translated as MATGFLYYLKQECLFFFYKNRRKGEVTMSKIQNKTDVILIGAGAMSATLGALLKELAPEWEVKVFEKLASAGEESSNEWNNAGTGHAALCELNYTSEKSDGSIDISKAIKINEQFQLSRQFWSYLVNSNLIRNPQDFIMPIPHMSFVQGEKNVAFLKKRFEALTDNPLFQGMEYSDDPDKLMEWIPLIMEGRTSNEPIAATKIDSGTDVNFGALTRMLFEHLKSRDVEINYKHSVEDIKRTGDGLWEVKVHDLELGKTTYHTAKFVFIGGGGGSLPLLQKTGIPESKHIGGFPVSGLFMVCNNPEVVEQHHAKVYGKAKVGAPPMSVPHLDTRYIDNKKTLLFGPFAGFSPKFLKTGSNFDLISSVKPNNVITMLAAGVKEMALTKYLIQQVLLSNEKRMEELREFIPNAQSKDWKIVAAGQRVQVIKDTEAGKGTLQFGTEVVSAADGSIAALLGASPGASTAVHVMLEVLEKCFPEYMMEWEQKIKEMIPSYGVSLAENPEFFEEIHSSTAQTLGLNVKELAYN; from the coding sequence GTGGCGACTGGCTTTTTGTACTACCTTAAGCAGGAGTGCCTATTCTTTTTTTACAAAAATAGGAGAAAAGGAGAAGTTACAATGAGCAAGATACAGAACAAAACAGACGTTATCTTAATTGGTGCCGGAGCCATGAGCGCGACTTTGGGAGCATTACTGAAAGAGTTAGCACCGGAATGGGAAGTCAAAGTGTTTGAGAAACTTGCAAGTGCAGGCGAAGAAAGCTCGAACGAATGGAACAACGCGGGGACGGGCCATGCTGCACTGTGCGAGCTTAACTATACATCCGAAAAATCTGACGGATCTATAGATATCAGCAAAGCGATCAAAATCAACGAACAGTTCCAGCTCTCCAGACAGTTCTGGTCTTATCTTGTCAACTCCAACCTGATTCGGAATCCGCAGGACTTTATCATGCCGATTCCTCATATGAGTTTCGTTCAAGGGGAAAAAAATGTAGCGTTTCTGAAAAAACGTTTTGAAGCGCTCACCGACAATCCCCTGTTTCAAGGGATGGAATATTCTGATGATCCCGATAAATTGATGGAATGGATTCCGCTGATCATGGAAGGCCGTACCTCGAATGAACCGATCGCAGCCACCAAAATCGACTCCGGAACGGACGTCAACTTTGGTGCTTTGACACGCATGTTGTTTGAACACCTGAAAAGCAGAGACGTCGAGATCAACTACAAGCACAGCGTTGAGGATATCAAACGCACCGGCGACGGCTTGTGGGAAGTGAAAGTGCATGATCTCGAACTCGGGAAAACCACGTACCATACCGCCAAATTCGTCTTTATCGGCGGCGGCGGCGGAAGTCTGCCTTTGCTGCAAAAAACCGGCATTCCCGAGTCGAAACATATCGGAGGATTCCCGGTAAGCGGACTCTTCATGGTATGCAACAACCCGGAAGTTGTCGAGCAGCACCATGCAAAAGTATACGGAAAAGCGAAAGTCGGCGCTCCGCCGATGTCTGTTCCGCATCTCGATACCCGATATATCGACAACAAAAAAACATTGCTGTTTGGACCGTTTGCGGGCTTCTCTCCGAAGTTCCTGAAGACGGGTTCGAATTTTGATTTGATTTCTTCCGTAAAACCGAACAATGTCATCACGATGTTGGCGGCCGGCGTCAAAGAGATGGCATTGACAAAATACCTGATCCAGCAAGTGTTGCTTTCGAATGAAAAGCGCATGGAAGAATTGCGCGAGTTTATTCCGAACGCGCAAAGCAAGGATTGGAAGATCGTAGCAGCGGGCCAACGCGTGCAAGTTATCAAAGACACGGAAGCCGGCAAAGGGACTCTGCAATTTGGTACGGAAGTGGTGAGTGCGGCTGACGGCTCGATTGCAGCTTTGCTCGGCGCTTCACCGGGAGCTTCCACCGCCGTTCACGTTATGCTTGAAGTATTGGAGAAATGCTTCCCGGAATACATGATGGAATGGGAACAGAAAATCAAAGAAATGATTCCTTCGTATGGCGTGTCACTCGCGGAGAACCCGGAATTCTTCGAAGAAATTCACTCGTCAACCGCGCAGACGCTGGGTCTGAATGTAAAAGAACTTGCCTATAATTAA
- a CDS encoding SRPBCC family protein yields MTERSVKHATFVVERTYSASAGRVYNAWADPIAKAKWFSKPECFEFRVGGREYSVGGPPQGPVFTFDACYQEIVPEQRIVYTYTLDMGETRMSVSTATVEFLPSEEGTKLVFTEQGVFFDGHDTPEAREEGTISLLEALGKSL; encoded by the coding sequence ATGACCGAACGATCTGTCAAACACGCTACTTTCGTCGTCGAGCGGACGTATTCCGCCTCTGCTGGACGAGTGTATAACGCTTGGGCCGACCCGATTGCCAAAGCGAAATGGTTTTCAAAGCCGGAATGTTTCGAATTCCGAGTCGGCGGTCGCGAATACAGCGTGGGTGGGCCGCCGCAAGGACCTGTTTTTACTTTTGATGCTTGTTATCAGGAGATCGTGCCTGAACAGCGCATCGTGTATACCTACACCTTGGATATGGGAGAGACACGGATGTCCGTCTCGACCGCAACGGTTGAGTTTCTTCCATCTGAGGAGGGCACGAAGTTGGTCTTCACGGAACAGGGTGTGTTCTTCGACGGGCATGACACACCGGAAGCACGTGAGGAAGGCACGATCTCGTTGCTTGAGGCATTGGGCAAGTCCCTCTAA
- a CDS encoding DNA/RNA non-specific endonuclease has product MSKMAVIKKASLKKKVAFLACVSLGAVALIGNFATPANAATDNDHMLMGNPSGATTSTSNSTNYLMVKPQYDMSYNNTKHEPNWVSWHVYSGDLGSTARQDDFRADTTLPSGWYQVGASEYSGSGFDRGHMCPSADRTSSVTNNSATFLMDNMLPQSPNNNEITWANFENYGRTLVNAGNELYIIAGGYGQGGTGSNGYATTVGNGVVVPAYTWKVMLVLPNGSSDLSRVSTASRVIAVMMPNNQTVNSQPWGYYRVSVDSIESKTGYNFLSAVSSTIQSTIESRVDTGATS; this is encoded by the coding sequence ATGTCCAAAATGGCTGTAATCAAAAAAGCAAGTCTGAAAAAGAAAGTCGCATTCCTTGCGTGTGTAAGTTTGGGTGCTGTAGCTCTTATCGGGAATTTTGCAACACCTGCAAATGCTGCTACTGACAACGATCACATGTTGATGGGGAACCCGAGCGGCGCAACCACCAGCACCTCCAACTCCACCAACTACCTGATGGTGAAGCCGCAATACGACATGTCCTACAACAACACCAAGCACGAGCCGAACTGGGTAAGCTGGCATGTATATTCTGGCGATCTGGGCAGCACTGCACGCCAAGATGACTTCCGCGCCGACACCACCCTGCCGTCCGGTTGGTACCAAGTGGGTGCAAGTGAATATTCCGGCTCCGGTTTCGACCGCGGCCATATGTGTCCGTCTGCTGACCGTACCTCTTCGGTTACCAACAACTCCGCGACGTTCCTGATGGACAACATGCTCCCGCAATCCCCGAACAACAACGAAATCACGTGGGCAAACTTTGAAAACTACGGCCGCACCCTTGTAAACGCAGGCAACGAACTGTACATCATCGCCGGCGGTTACGGACAGGGCGGCACTGGTTCCAATGGGTACGCAACCACTGTAGGGAACGGCGTTGTCGTGCCGGCTTACACGTGGAAAGTCATGCTCGTCTTGCCGAATGGCAGCAGCGACCTGAGCCGTGTATCCACTGCATCCCGAGTCATCGCTGTTATGATGCCGAACAACCAAACCGTCAACTCCCAACCGTGGGGCTACTACCGTGTCAGCGTAGACAGCATCGAGTCCAAGACCGGTTATAACTTCCTCTCCGCAGTATCGAGCACCATTCAAAGCACGATTGAATCCCGTGTTGACACCGGCGCTACGAGCTAA
- a CDS encoding DUF2975 domain-containing protein, protein MKRETIFLKLAVVLMAIPVLALCIFALPEVASGATEQDSELAYLQISAVVAMYGTAIAYFVALYQAFRLLRYIDKNNAFSELSVRALKNIKNCAITISVFFVAALPFLFHVAQEEDAPGLGALGLIIIFGAIVVAVFAAVLQKLLQNAIDIKSENELTV, encoded by the coding sequence ATGAAACGAGAAACAATTTTTTTAAAGCTAGCTGTGGTTCTGATGGCAATTCCGGTTCTTGCGTTGTGTATCTTTGCGTTGCCTGAGGTCGCGAGTGGAGCAACTGAACAGGATTCGGAGTTGGCGTACTTGCAAATTTCCGCGGTGGTCGCGATGTATGGAACGGCGATTGCGTATTTCGTTGCCTTGTATCAGGCGTTCCGACTGTTACGCTATATTGACAAGAACAACGCGTTCTCGGAATTGTCTGTACGGGCTTTGAAGAATATAAAAAACTGTGCCATCACGATCAGTGTTTTCTTTGTGGCCGCCTTGCCTTTCTTGTTTCACGTCGCACAGGAAGAGGACGCTCCGGGGCTGGGCGCGCTCGGTTTGATCATCATTTTTGGTGCCATTGTGGTCGCAGTTTTTGCAGCCGTTCTGCAAAAGCTTTTGCAAAATGCCATCGATATAAAATCAGAAAATGAATTAACGGTCTGA
- a CDS encoding zinc ribbon domain-containing protein has protein sequence MNVTLKIVECPQCGAPVRQQRQQCEYCQVALKVQTLSYLDHFDQSSVKKYLQHYKSIHTTFPDVPELNMSIGLCHLNLGLYDMARNHFLKVIEVEPDRSEAYYYVSLSIIKKRKPKNLNLREAKQIERFLEIAIRITPTAKFYYLWAILKYEYYYKNGLRVTSPHYDELFAEGHACKKDHSELKSLLDHLTIEDPALLKVVFA, from the coding sequence TTGAATGTAACCTTAAAAATAGTAGAATGTCCTCAATGTGGAGCACCTGTAAGGCAACAAAGACAACAATGTGAGTATTGTCAAGTGGCTTTGAAGGTACAGACATTATCCTATCTTGACCATTTTGATCAGTCTTCCGTGAAGAAATACTTACAGCATTACAAATCAATTCATACCACATTCCCTGATGTTCCTGAACTCAATATGTCCATTGGGCTTTGCCATTTGAATCTCGGTCTCTATGACATGGCACGCAACCATTTTCTAAAGGTCATTGAAGTCGAACCGGATCGCAGTGAGGCTTACTATTATGTGTCCCTTAGCATCATAAAGAAACGTAAGCCGAAAAATCTGAATTTACGAGAAGCAAAGCAGATTGAACGGTTTCTGGAAATTGCGATCAGAATAACCCCAACTGCCAAGTTCTACTACCTTTGGGCGATTTTGAAGTATGAGTATTACTACAAAAATGGGCTACGTGTGACGAGTCCGCATTATGATGAATTATTCGCAGAGGGACATGCATGTAAGAAAGATCACTCTGAACTCAAAAGTTTACTAGATCATTTGACCATAGAGGACCCAGCGTTACTAAAAGTTGTGTTTGCCTAA
- a CDS encoding response regulator transcription factor: MINVLIVDSTRILRESLLHLIEKDSELRVVGSAENGLQAVESCGTLAPDVVLMDVAMPECDGIEATRIIKRKFSTIKVVILTHQTDKEYVASALKSGADGYLFKDIKGSELVLAVKCVAGNMRVYHHDVLEGLDIYIENRNPINQTRREIELIRYIAQGKSNKEIAGILNLSEGRIKNIITGILKKNDLQDRTQLAVYAITKRYI, from the coding sequence ATGATAAACGTATTGATTGTTGATAGTACAAGAATTTTGAGAGAAAGCTTACTACATCTGATTGAAAAAGACAGTGAATTACGGGTTGTCGGCAGTGCTGAAAATGGGCTTCAGGCTGTGGAGTCCTGTGGCACTCTGGCCCCTGACGTTGTGCTCATGGATGTCGCGATGCCCGAATGTGACGGAATTGAAGCGACGAGGATTATTAAAAGAAAATTCAGTACCATCAAAGTAGTCATCCTTACGCATCAGACGGACAAGGAGTATGTTGCCTCTGCACTAAAATCCGGCGCAGACGGATACTTATTTAAGGATATAAAAGGATCGGAGCTTGTCCTTGCTGTCAAATGTGTGGCCGGCAATATGAGGGTGTACCACCATGATGTACTTGAGGGTTTGGATATCTATATTGAAAATAGGAATCCAATAAACCAGACGAGACGGGAAATCGAGCTGATCCGATATATCGCACAAGGCAAAAGCAATAAGGAAATCGCCGGTATATTAAATTTGAGCGAAGGCCGGATCAAGAATATCATCACAGGAATCCTGAAAAAAAACGATTTGCAGGACCGAACCCAGCTGGCAGTCTATGCGATTACGAAACGATATATATAA
- a CDS encoding MerR family transcriptional regulator produces the protein MKRFWKVGELAKLSGVTVRTLRFYNQIGLFSPSGQTESGHRLYSESDLSRLQQVLSLKELGLSLDEVKSVLAGKLYSPLEIVTLQMDRIKEQIQLQKKLLAQLGHVSDLMQGKTPLAIEDFTSLLQAMKIGHEKLVVERRVSWEHRLDLLGDFLDEENEITKTRDDQR, from the coding sequence ATGAAACGATTCTGGAAGGTCGGGGAACTCGCCAAGTTGTCGGGAGTTACCGTGCGAACCTTGCGATTTTACAATCAAATTGGATTGTTCTCGCCATCGGGGCAGACGGAATCAGGTCACAGGTTGTACAGTGAATCGGATCTGTCGCGTCTGCAACAAGTTCTGTCTCTCAAGGAACTTGGCTTATCACTTGACGAGGTCAAGTCCGTATTGGCCGGCAAGTTGTACAGCCCGCTTGAGATTGTGACGCTGCAAATGGACCGAATCAAGGAGCAGATTCAATTGCAAAAAAAGCTCCTCGCGCAACTTGGACATGTCTCCGATTTGATGCAGGGGAAGACTCCGCTCGCCATAGAGGACTTCACCAGCCTCTTGCAAGCGATGAAAATCGGGCATGAGAAGCTGGTCGTCGAGCGACGGGTGAGTTGGGAACATCGGTTGGACTTGCTGGGGGATTTTTTGGACGAGGAAAACGAAATCACGAAAACGAGGGATGATCAACGATGA
- a CDS encoding TIR domain-containing protein yields MIVRDENKKFFISTLASVLEGKYLESDWTKLAYEIDEIETILHHPRLLRSLQWGDRDYLMNILEVLERIGQNNFDNLVCIAEQIDFEDWTFSNAPKAYSRLFKTGDEQQVQGIRKPDRLPDRRQNEMITPEVKKIKNSKVFIVHGRDELPKYRVAKYLHDHGLIPVILHEQANQSKTIFEKIEANSDVGFAVVVVTPDDIGALQGDFEKEGTLVLKKRARQNVILELGYFLAKLGRSNVAVLLTEEVERPSDIDGITYIFMKDRGWEVDLRKEFLAAGYEV; encoded by the coding sequence ATGATTGTTAGGGATGAAAATAAGAAGTTTTTCATATCTACTTTGGCTTCAGTACTCGAGGGAAAGTATCTCGAATCTGACTGGACGAAACTTGCATATGAGATTGACGAGATTGAAACCATTTTGCATCACCCAAGATTACTTCGTAGCCTGCAATGGGGGGACCGCGACTATCTTATGAATATTTTGGAGGTCCTTGAGAGGATCGGGCAAAATAATTTTGATAATTTGGTCTGTATCGCAGAGCAGATCGACTTTGAAGATTGGACATTTTCAAATGCGCCAAAGGCGTACTCAAGGCTGTTTAAAACTGGTGATGAGCAACAAGTTCAGGGAATCAGGAAACCTGATAGATTGCCCGACCGTCGACAAAACGAAATGATTACGCCAGAGGTAAAGAAAATAAAAAACAGCAAAGTTTTCATTGTACATGGGCGAGATGAGTTGCCTAAATATCGTGTTGCTAAATATCTGCATGATCATGGTTTAATACCTGTCATCCTTCATGAGCAGGCAAATCAAAGTAAAACAATTTTTGAAAAGATTGAAGCGAATTCAGATGTCGGGTTCGCTGTCGTAGTAGTTACTCCAGATGATATCGGTGCTCTTCAAGGTGACTTTGAAAAAGAAGGGACGTTGGTTCTAAAGAAACGGGCACGGCAAAATGTAATTCTTGAGTTAGGTTATTTCTTGGCAAAGCTCGGACGCTCAAACGTTGCGGTGTTATTGACGGAAGAAGTTGAGCGGCCTTCAGATATTGACGGAATTACCTACATCTTCATGAAGGATCGTGGCTGGGAAGTTGATTTAAGAAAGGAGTTCCTAGCAGCGGGATATGAAGTATAG